A genomic stretch from Sander vitreus isolate 19-12246 chromosome 17, sanVit1, whole genome shotgun sequence includes:
- the LOC144532865 gene encoding transmembrane protein 229B-like — protein sequence MEARKLNARRTQGSNDQGTGVEDGATAASRGSVSSRPLSAAARLYVYGLHGCLCEVAFTAVWDWCSTQDRRLAGHSSLWALPMYAIAIYLLEILSARLLAQHLPLPVRLTAYTVFIYLWEFSWGAGLRLLGACPWDYSGYRYNLGGLVTLEYALPWTVAAFIAEQHVIRNTLRIRLAQLN from the exons ATGGAGGCGAGAAAGCTAAACGCGAGGAGAACACAAGGTAGTAATGACCAAG GGACTGGTGTTGAAGATGGAGCCACAGCAGCATCACGTGGGAGCGTCTCAAGTCGtcctctctctgctgcagctcGTCTCTATGTGTACGGACTGCATGGCTGCCTCTGTGAGGTGGCCTTCACTGCGGTTTGGGACTGGTGCAGCACCCAGGACAGGAGGCTGGCAGGTCACAGCAGCCTGTGGGCGCTGCCTATGTACGCCATCGCTATCTACCTCTTAGAGATCCTGAGTGCCCGGCTGCTGGCTCAGCATCTCCCACTGCCAGTGCGTCTGACGGCCTACACCGTGTTCATCTACCTATGGGAGTTCAGCTGGGGGGCGGGGCTGAGGCTGCTGGGGGCCTGTCCCTGGGACTACTCTGGTTATAGGTACAACCTGGGGGGACTGGTGACTCTGGAGTATGCACTGCCCTGGACTGTGGCAGCATTTATAGCTGAGCAACATGTGATCAGGAACACTCTGAGGATAAGACTGGCACAGCTGAACTGA